Proteins from a single region of Crassaminicella profunda:
- a CDS encoding FxsA family protein → MLVKLILLFTLVPLTELALLMKLSGYIGVTYTIGIVLFTGVLGAYLAKSQGREIIFRIKYEMQQGHLPGEQLMNGLCVLVGGAMLLTPGVLTDLFGFILVIPMTREFVKIYVKRKLRKMIDEGNVNFYFRW, encoded by the coding sequence ATGCTTGTGAAATTAATCCTTTTATTTACCCTTGTTCCACTGACAGAACTTGCTTTATTGATGAAACTAAGTGGATATATAGGTGTTACTTATACAATAGGAATTGTACTATTTACAGGAGTATTAGGAGCTTATTTGGCTAAATCACAAGGAAGAGAAATTATTTTTCGTATAAAATATGAAATGCAGCAAGGACATTTACCAGGAGAGCAATTGATGAATGGATTATGTGTTTTAGTTGGAGGAGCAATGCTCCTTACACCAGGAGTTTTGACAGATTTATTTGGATTTATTTTAGTCATCCCTATGACAAGAGAATTTGTAAAGATTTATGTGAAAAGGAAGTTAAGAAAGATGATTGATGAAGGAAATGTAAATTTTTATTTCAGATGGTAA